ATGCTGTTTCCATCTCACCTACTAAATTTCCTGGCGATGTTGAGGCGATATCTTTAACCGCATAGTTGCGCCAGTAGCTTGCTTTAGCTCGGTCGATACCGCCAACAGTCCCGGCATCTGGCGCCAGGCTAACGAGACTATCTAGGCCAACTACTGCATCAGCGCCGTGTGAACCGTCGCGGTGAAGCTCAAGATCTAGCTTATTAAGGAATCCTTCTCGTAGGACTTCTAACTGCTCATCCAAGAGGTTGATTAGTTGTACGCGCTCGTTGTATTCCAGCTGAAAGCCTCGCGCCCCACCTTCTCTAACCTTAATACCGTTACTAAATAGCCGGTCATAGTCGATATAGAGCCCATCAACGGCTCTGCGCCATGGGAATGAGGCTTGCTCAGTGGTATTACGCTTATTGAACTTGACCGTCTCCTCCCCAAATGCCCAGGTGAAGTTACTCCCATGCTCTTTGCGAATGTTCTCCACCACATTCTGTTTGGCCCCTAATAGGCTCTTGCGCCCTTGCATCAGTTTCTTGAGGAAAGGCCTCTCTACTGCGATTTGATCTACTGGAAGATTGCGCAAGTATTCATCTAAGGAGACCTTAGCTAACTCTTGCAAGTCTGTATTTGAAATTGGCATATGCCACCCCTATCTATGTTTATGAATTAGCTAGATTCATCCTGATTGATAGGGCGTGAAACTATCCATTGCTACGCTACTAGGCGCGACTCTAGCGATAACGCGTTAGACGAATCAGTAGCTAGAGCTATTAACTCTTGCTACGTGTATTGATTATTGAGGCTGCACAAGCTTGGTTTGAATATTTCTGGGGTTTTTGTTGTTCGCGAGTTGTCTTTATGCCCAATGTGTCATTGCGCCACCTTGGGCATAAAAGAGCGTTTCTTTGGTGGTGCCCATCAAGGGTTCGCAAGCCACCCCTTTGGGGTGCCCTTGACGGAAGGTATTCATGGGTAATATGAATATGTATACCTACCTTAATTTATTTAAATTAAAATCATATAAGTCTTTGTTATTTATGATATTTAATCAATATTTACCATTACAAAAATAGGACATTCATGTCATATTTTTGTGTATAATGAGAGCATCAATACAGAAAAGAGACCAAGATGGCTAGAGCAACAACCAAAGACCGGATTTTGGCCAGCCTACGCAATTCCACAGGCAAGGTCTTCTTGCGTGACGATTTCAATCGGTTCGGCACCTACCGCCAGGTCTGTCGTGTGATGAAAGAGCTATCAGACGAGGGTAAGTTAATGCGTCTAGGCTACGGCACC
This is a stretch of genomic DNA from Polynucleobacter sp. JS-JIR-II-b4. It encodes these proteins:
- a CDS encoding phage major capsid protein → MPISNTDLQELAKVSLDEYLRNLPVDQIAVERPFLKKLMQGRKSLLGAKQNVVENIRKEHGSNFTWAFGEETVKFNKRNTTEQASFPWRRAVDGLYIDYDRLFSNGIKVREGGARGFQLEYNERVQLINLLDEQLEVLREGFLNKLDLELHRDGSHGADAVVGLDSLVSLAPDAGTVGGIDRAKASYWRNYAVKDIASTSPGNLVGEMETAWRQCIKHGGSPDFIIAGGKFIDTYRKQVTVTHIAGSGETKYIDAGVGAGVNTGLAFKGVEIIWDPQFDELDAMANRTVEWSKRCYFLNTRFMKLRDDDLDIVAPIRPHDTLAMYAMVNLRCALSISRANAHAVLAIQ